From Quercus lobata isolate SW786 chromosome 1, ValleyOak3.0 Primary Assembly, whole genome shotgun sequence, one genomic window encodes:
- the LOC115976507 gene encoding beta-glucosidase 12-like isoform X2: MEFQGYKLLGFLLLLGSLSHSIAVAPRNVTASLNRNSFPAGFIFGTASASYQYEGAAKEGGKGPSIWDTYTHKYPDKIANGSNGDVAVDQYHRYKGLISEGKLSGGVNREGIKYYNNLINELLGKGLKPFVTIFHWDLPQALEDEYGGFLSPHIVDDFRDYAELCFKEFGDRVKHWITLNQPYSFSDGGYVTGQKAPGRCSAWQNRNCTGGNSGIEPYLVTHHQLLAHAAAVKVYKQKYQATQKGVIGITLVSHWMVPYSNANGNQNAAQRALDFMLGWFLDPLTNGDYPHSMRSLVKDRLPKFTKEQSKLVRGSFDFIGLNYYTAYYAAYAPQPNGVKASYATDSSANLTASRNGILIGAPAASSWLHVYPRGIRDLLLYTKRKYNNPLIYITENGVDEFNNATLSLEEALADNQRIEYYHSHLWYLLRAMKDGVNVKGYFAWSLLDNFEWSSGYTVRFGINYVDYKNGLKRHPKHSAHWFKNFLKK; this comes from the exons ATGGAGTTTCAAGGCTATAAACTCTTAGGCTTCCTACTTCTGCTTGGCTCTTTGAGTCATAGCATTGCTGTTGCACCAAGAAATGTCACTGCTTCACTCAACCGGAACAGTTTTCCGGCCGGTTTCATTTTTGGGACAGCGTCGGCTTCTTACCAG TATGAAGGTGCAGCAAAGGAAGGAGGTAAAGGACCAAGTATATGGGATACTTACACCCATAAATAtccag ATAAGATAGCAAATGGAAGTAATGGAGATGTAGCTGTGGATCAATATCATCGCTACAAG GGTCTAATTTCAGAAGGAAAACTTAGCGGTGGTGTAAATAGAGAAGGAATCAAGTACTACAACAACCTCATCAACGAGCTTCTAGGAAAAG GTTTAAAGCCCTTTGTGACAATTTTCCATTGGGATCTTCCCCAAGCCTTAGAAGATGAGTATGGTGGTTTCTTAAGTCCCCACATTGT GGATGATTTTCGGGACTATGCGGAACTTTGCTTCAAGGAATTTGGTGATCGGGTAAAGCACTGGATCACACTAAATCAGCCATATTCCTTCAGCGATGGTGGTTATGTAACAGGGCAGAAAGCACCTGGTCGATGTTCTGCCTGGCAAAATCGAAATTGCACTGGGGGGAATTCAGGAATAGAGCCATATTTGGTGACACACCACCAGCTGCTTGCTCATGCAGCCGCGGTTAAAGTGTACAAGCAAAAATATCAG GCAACACAGAAAGGTGTTATAGGGATAACACTAGTGAGTCACTGGATGGTGCCATACTCTAATGCGAACGGCAACCAGAATGCGGCACAACGTGCCCTTGATTTCATGCTGGGATG GTTTTTGGACCCATTGACAAATGGTGACTATCCACATAGCATGCGATCTCTCGTTAAAGACCGATTACCCAAGTTCACCAAAGAGCAGTCCAAGCTAGTAAGAGGATCATTTGATTTTATAGGATTAAACTATTATACTGCTTATTATGCAGCTTATGCACCTCAACCTAATGGTGTAAAAGCAAGTTACGCGACAGATTCTAGTGCTAATCTTACTG CTTCGCGCAATGGAATCCTCATTGGTGCTCCG GCTGCTTCAAGTTGGCTCCATGTGTATCCTAGAGGAATTCGAGATCTTTTGCTCTACACAAAGAGGAAGTACAATAATCCACTAATTTACATCACTGAGAATG GAGTTGATGAGTTCAATAATGCCACTTTGTCGCTTGAGGAAGCCCTTGCTGACAACCAAAGAATTGAGTATTACCATAGCCATCTTTGGTACCTTCTTAGGGCTATGAA GGATGGCGTTAATGTAAAGGGATACTTTGCCTGGTCATTGTTGGACAACTTTGAGTGGAGTTCAGGTTACACCGTTCGATTTGGAATCAACTATGTAGACTACAAAAATGGGTTAAAAAGACACCCAAAACATTCAGCCCATTGGTTCAAGAATTTTCTCAAAAAGTAG
- the LOC115976507 gene encoding beta-glucosidase 12-like isoform X1 gives MEFQGYKLLGFLLLLGSLSHSIAVAPRNVTASLNRNSFPAGFIFGTASASYQYEGAAKEGGKGPSIWDTYTHKYPDKIANGSNGDVAVDQYHRYKEDVGIMKEMNLDAYRFSISWPRILPKGKLSGGVNREGIKYYNNLINELLGKGLKPFVTIFHWDLPQALEDEYGGFLSPHIVDDFRDYAELCFKEFGDRVKHWITLNQPYSFSDGGYVTGQKAPGRCSAWQNRNCTGGNSGIEPYLVTHHQLLAHAAAVKVYKQKYQATQKGVIGITLVSHWMVPYSNANGNQNAAQRALDFMLGWFLDPLTNGDYPHSMRSLVKDRLPKFTKEQSKLVRGSFDFIGLNYYTAYYAAYAPQPNGVKASYATDSSANLTASRNGILIGAPAASSWLHVYPRGIRDLLLYTKRKYNNPLIYITENGVDEFNNATLSLEEALADNQRIEYYHSHLWYLLRAMKDGVNVKGYFAWSLLDNFEWSSGYTVRFGINYVDYKNGLKRHPKHSAHWFKNFLKK, from the exons ATGGAGTTTCAAGGCTATAAACTCTTAGGCTTCCTACTTCTGCTTGGCTCTTTGAGTCATAGCATTGCTGTTGCACCAAGAAATGTCACTGCTTCACTCAACCGGAACAGTTTTCCGGCCGGTTTCATTTTTGGGACAGCGTCGGCTTCTTACCAG TATGAAGGTGCAGCAAAGGAAGGAGGTAAAGGACCAAGTATATGGGATACTTACACCCATAAATAtccag ATAAGATAGCAAATGGAAGTAATGGAGATGTAGCTGTGGATCAATATCATCGCTACAAG GAAGACGTAGGGATTATGAAGGAGATGAATTTAGATGCATACAGGTTCTCAATCTCATGGCCCCGAATTTTACCAA AAGGAAAACTTAGCGGTGGTGTAAATAGAGAAGGAATCAAGTACTACAACAACCTCATCAACGAGCTTCTAGGAAAAG GTTTAAAGCCCTTTGTGACAATTTTCCATTGGGATCTTCCCCAAGCCTTAGAAGATGAGTATGGTGGTTTCTTAAGTCCCCACATTGT GGATGATTTTCGGGACTATGCGGAACTTTGCTTCAAGGAATTTGGTGATCGGGTAAAGCACTGGATCACACTAAATCAGCCATATTCCTTCAGCGATGGTGGTTATGTAACAGGGCAGAAAGCACCTGGTCGATGTTCTGCCTGGCAAAATCGAAATTGCACTGGGGGGAATTCAGGAATAGAGCCATATTTGGTGACACACCACCAGCTGCTTGCTCATGCAGCCGCGGTTAAAGTGTACAAGCAAAAATATCAG GCAACACAGAAAGGTGTTATAGGGATAACACTAGTGAGTCACTGGATGGTGCCATACTCTAATGCGAACGGCAACCAGAATGCGGCACAACGTGCCCTTGATTTCATGCTGGGATG GTTTTTGGACCCATTGACAAATGGTGACTATCCACATAGCATGCGATCTCTCGTTAAAGACCGATTACCCAAGTTCACCAAAGAGCAGTCCAAGCTAGTAAGAGGATCATTTGATTTTATAGGATTAAACTATTATACTGCTTATTATGCAGCTTATGCACCTCAACCTAATGGTGTAAAAGCAAGTTACGCGACAGATTCTAGTGCTAATCTTACTG CTTCGCGCAATGGAATCCTCATTGGTGCTCCG GCTGCTTCAAGTTGGCTCCATGTGTATCCTAGAGGAATTCGAGATCTTTTGCTCTACACAAAGAGGAAGTACAATAATCCACTAATTTACATCACTGAGAATG GAGTTGATGAGTTCAATAATGCCACTTTGTCGCTTGAGGAAGCCCTTGCTGACAACCAAAGAATTGAGTATTACCATAGCCATCTTTGGTACCTTCTTAGGGCTATGAA GGATGGCGTTAATGTAAAGGGATACTTTGCCTGGTCATTGTTGGACAACTTTGAGTGGAGTTCAGGTTACACCGTTCGATTTGGAATCAACTATGTAGACTACAAAAATGGGTTAAAAAGACACCCAAAACATTCAGCCCATTGGTTCAAGAATTTTCTCAAAAAGTAG